A part of Nocardioides sp. WS12 genomic DNA contains:
- a CDS encoding DUF3322 and DUF2220 domain-containing protein: protein MKGETEVVASIGRRLQTSWAEAVLAEARGIAADRAAWPNDFPLGRKKSAEMATGFSDVVEELHAWRDWAAAHGVELIERTRRVSGVAHQIHTHIRVESLDDAARVAGDGWPERLERGRRRAGELLERFPNQTRSAWMLNATAGLFDVEFGLLLDVAAWFADSTAEDRAQRTPRQVPVEGIHAKWLSKRKALVAELAGLESLGLMPDHPARIHFTYLDEDYLTTGGRKYDSASVGDPVALPYVPRVVLISENKDTAVGFPSVPGGIAIEGGGSGATTHAKFDFILDAPVVVYWGDMDADGLEILNQFRGAGVAKTSMLMDLGTFEAWARFGTNVDKYDQPLGARDPKPVEHLEGPERALYAALISADWPHFRRVEQERIPLGVALAKLLALVDK from the coding sequence GTGAAGGGAGAGACGGAAGTCGTCGCGAGCATCGGACGGCGGCTCCAGACTTCGTGGGCTGAAGCCGTCCTCGCTGAAGCGCGCGGGATTGCGGCCGACCGAGCTGCGTGGCCGAACGACTTCCCCCTGGGACGGAAGAAGTCGGCCGAAATGGCCACCGGGTTCTCCGATGTCGTCGAAGAACTCCACGCGTGGCGCGACTGGGCCGCCGCCCATGGGGTGGAACTCATCGAGCGCACTCGACGGGTATCCGGAGTCGCCCATCAGATCCACACCCACATCCGAGTCGAAAGTCTGGATGACGCTGCCCGGGTTGCTGGCGACGGCTGGCCCGAGCGCCTAGAGCGGGGGCGTAGGCGCGCGGGGGAGTTATTGGAGCGGTTTCCGAACCAGACGCGTTCGGCGTGGATGTTGAACGCGACCGCCGGGCTCTTTGACGTTGAGTTCGGCTTGCTGCTCGACGTCGCCGCATGGTTCGCCGACAGCACAGCCGAGGACCGTGCGCAGCGGACCCCGCGTCAGGTTCCGGTCGAGGGCATCCATGCGAAGTGGCTCAGCAAGCGAAAGGCCCTCGTCGCTGAACTCGCAGGACTCGAGAGCCTCGGCCTGATGCCCGACCACCCAGCACGTATCCACTTCACCTACCTCGACGAGGACTACCTCACCACTGGCGGCCGAAAATACGACTCTGCATCCGTGGGGGACCCTGTCGCGCTGCCGTACGTACCGCGGGTGGTCCTGATCAGCGAGAACAAGGATACTGCCGTCGGATTCCCGTCCGTTCCCGGCGGCATTGCCATTGAGGGCGGCGGAAGCGGCGCAACCACCCACGCCAAGTTCGACTTCATCCTGGATGCCCCCGTCGTTGTGTATTGGGGCGACATGGACGCCGACGGACTGGAGATCCTCAACCAGTTCCGCGGCGCTGGCGTCGCCAAGACCTCGATGCTCATGGACCTCGGCACTTTCGAGGCGTGGGCCCGGTTCGGCACCAACGTGGACAAATACGACCAACCGTTGGGGGCGCGCGACCCGAAACCTGTTGAGCACCTAGAGGGACCAGAGCGGGCGCTGTATGCGGCGCTCATCTCTGCGGACTGGCCGCACTTCCGACGCGTCGAACAGGAACGCATTCCGCTCGGTGTCGCGCTTGCCAAGCTGCTAGCCCTAGTAGACAAGTAG
- the istB gene encoding IS21-like element helper ATPase IstB, which produces MATSSSKTKSDATEALKQLTYLASALKAPRITEAAGRLADHARDAGWTHEEYLAAVLDREVAARNASGARLRIRAAGFAAPKTIEEFDWDAQPSVRQQIGSLASGGFLTEARNVVLLGPPGTGKTHLATGLGIAAANHGHRVLFATATEWVTRLTEAHRAGRLPQELARLRRYGLIIVDEVGYLPFEQDAANLFFQLVSSRYEHASLILTSNLPFSGWGGVFGDQAVAAAMIDRVVHHADVLTLKGASYRLRNRGIDTLPSIRTQDPAD; this is translated from the coding sequence ATGGCGACCAGCAGTAGCAAGACGAAGAGCGACGCAACCGAAGCACTCAAGCAGCTGACCTACCTGGCGTCGGCGCTGAAGGCACCTCGGATCACCGAAGCCGCCGGCCGGTTGGCCGACCACGCCCGCGATGCCGGATGGACCCACGAGGAGTACCTCGCCGCTGTCCTCGACCGCGAGGTCGCCGCCCGCAACGCGTCCGGTGCCCGACTGCGGATCCGTGCCGCGGGGTTCGCAGCACCGAAGACGATCGAGGAGTTCGACTGGGACGCCCAACCCTCGGTGCGTCAACAGATCGGATCACTGGCATCAGGCGGATTCCTCACCGAAGCCCGCAACGTCGTCCTGCTCGGCCCGCCCGGCACCGGCAAGACCCACCTGGCCACCGGCCTGGGAATCGCTGCGGCGAACCACGGCCACCGGGTGCTGTTCGCAACGGCGACCGAATGGGTCACCCGACTCACCGAAGCACACCGCGCCGGACGACTACCCCAAGAGCTCGCACGGCTGCGGCGCTACGGGCTGATCATCGTCGACGAGGTCGGCTACCTGCCCTTCGAGCAAGACGCCGCCAACCTGTTCTTCCAACTCGTCTCGTCCCGCTACGAACACGCCTCGCTGATCCTCACATCCAACCTGCCCTTCAGCGGCTGGGGCGGCGTGTTCGGCGACCAGGCCGTCGCTGCCGCGATGATCGATCGCGTCGTTCACCACGCCGACGTCCTCACCCTGAAGGGCGCCAGCTACCGACTACGCAACCGCGGAATCGACACCTTGCCCAGCATCAGAACCCAAGACCCGGCAGACTAG
- a CDS encoding AAA family ATPase, which produces MTERRSATHPTSLSGLKDLVAHQDFLQNDRPRVDDSDRMRRRYNGRISFLEHRANRAFLDTGQEWMEINEGRMPARWLGLEGAFHTGKSETAAMLALKVCRDVWGEFGHEVEDAEGRHVIYPVVYVVAGANDTERQLCEQMMFALDMPEPARRDTTTTTAVLNLIAAQMRRSRTELLCIDDTHQIQVGRGRHVTKFFKKTFSTLPVTLLFIADQLDETWLLKPSGSDPENQKAAQQLAERKIVTTYVPVPVSAAGQSEWIELVQLCLDAPVLQHDHTLTGVDYAWLLQMCQGHRVKLLETMILASRRAVGGSERIDRPGLEEAARVLEGDS; this is translated from the coding sequence ATGACCGAACGACGATCGGCCACCCACCCCACAAGCCTCAGCGGCCTGAAGGACCTCGTCGCCCATCAAGACTTCCTCCAAAACGACCGGCCAAGAGTCGACGACTCTGACCGGATGCGCCGCCGCTACAACGGCCGAATCTCCTTCCTGGAACATCGGGCCAACCGCGCATTCCTCGACACCGGTCAAGAGTGGATGGAGATCAACGAAGGCCGAATGCCAGCCCGGTGGCTGGGTCTTGAAGGAGCCTTCCACACTGGAAAGTCGGAGACGGCAGCGATGCTCGCGCTGAAGGTCTGTCGAGACGTTTGGGGGGAGTTCGGACACGAGGTCGAGGACGCCGAGGGGCGTCACGTCATCTACCCAGTGGTCTATGTCGTTGCCGGCGCCAACGACACCGAGCGTCAACTGTGCGAACAGATGATGTTTGCCCTCGACATGCCCGAACCGGCACGTAGGGACACTACGACGACCACTGCGGTGTTGAACCTGATTGCGGCTCAGATGCGACGCAGCCGGACAGAATTGCTGTGCATTGACGACACGCACCAAATTCAGGTGGGACGTGGCCGCCACGTGACCAAGTTCTTCAAGAAGACCTTCTCCACCCTTCCCGTCACCTTGCTATTCATCGCCGACCAACTCGACGAGACCTGGCTGCTCAAGCCATCAGGGAGCGATCCAGAGAATCAGAAGGCCGCGCAACAGCTGGCGGAGCGAAAGATCGTTACGACTTACGTGCCTGTCCCTGTGAGCGCTGCCGGCCAGTCAGAGTGGATCGAATTGGTGCAGTTGTGTCTTGATGCGCCGGTCCTCCAGCACGACCACACCCTCACCGGTGTCGACTACGCCTGGCTCCTGCAAATGTGTCAAGGGCACCGCGTCAAACTGCTCGAAACCATGATCCTTGCGTCACGCCGAGCCGTCGGCGGCTCCGAAAGAATTGACCGACCTGGTCTAGAGGAAGCCGCACGAGTCCTTGAGGGCGACTCGTGA
- a CDS encoding DUF998 domain-containing protein, whose translation MIASALLPGVMAGLTLRQRDFLDRVGWSPVGRTDTQWPSLLALGPDGWVLSAAFACSAVAIGAQAAAVFQASGDRRGRGVGMLIGAGAVGLAAVAFPADLPGTANGSWHAAIHNGFYPLIPLCTTAAAALHGYGRPAGAAPSAIRVSQVMAPLMLVSFAGTAVDEVAQLSRYFAFTLFAAWLAMIGAQLVRQGDFAATRLGRTGAAT comes from the coding sequence ATGATTGCCAGCGCCTTGTTGCCGGGGGTCATGGCCGGACTCACGTTAAGGCAGCGCGACTTCCTCGATCGTGTGGGCTGGTCTCCCGTTGGACGTACCGACACGCAGTGGCCAAGTCTGTTGGCGCTCGGGCCGGACGGCTGGGTGTTGTCTGCAGCGTTCGCATGTTCGGCGGTTGCGATTGGTGCCCAGGCCGCCGCAGTGTTCCAGGCATCGGGCGACCGTCGAGGTCGAGGGGTTGGCATGCTCATTGGCGCTGGGGCCGTCGGGCTGGCAGCGGTTGCCTTTCCCGCCGACCTACCTGGCACGGCGAACGGGTCGTGGCACGCCGCGATTCATAACGGCTTCTATCCACTTATTCCGTTGTGTACGACTGCCGCGGCCGCGCTGCATGGCTATGGACGTCCGGCCGGTGCAGCGCCATCCGCGATCAGGGTCTCCCAAGTCATGGCGCCTCTGATGTTGGTCTCATTTGCCGGCACCGCCGTCGATGAAGTTGCGCAGCTCTCGCGCTACTTCGCCTTCACGCTTTTCGCCGCCTGGCTGGCAATGATCGGCGCCCAACTCGTCCGGCAGGGAGATTTCGCGGCGACTCGCCTCGGCAGGACTGGCGCCGCTACGTGA
- the istA gene encoding IS21 family transposase has product MISVEDWALIRRLVADGVPQRQVARDLGVGRSTVARAVASDAPPKYERPAVPTSFAAFEPAVRQLLAKTPDMPATVIAERVGWTGSITWFRDNVRQLRPDHRQVDPSDRLTWLPGDAAQCDLWFPPKKIPLEDGTTKLLPVMVITAAHSRFMVGRMIPTRHTEDLLLAMWMLLQLLGRVPRRLIWDNESGIGRGKRHADGVGAFTGTLATTLQRLKPYDPESKGIVERRNGFFETSFMPGRDFTSPADFNAQFADWLTKANTRIVRTIKTRPVDLLNADRAAMLPLPPVPPTVGWINRVRLGRDYYVRVDSNDYSVDPAVIGRFVDVHADLTRVEVRHEARLVAAHDRVWARGMTITDPAHIAAAKVLREQYQQPRPAPDPDDGLVRDLADYDRAFGLINGGLTNALSDGGVSDGPADGVDGEEVA; this is encoded by the coding sequence GTGATCTCTGTGGAGGATTGGGCTTTGATCCGGCGGCTGGTTGCGGACGGTGTTCCGCAGCGTCAGGTCGCACGGGACCTGGGCGTCGGACGGTCGACCGTGGCACGGGCGGTGGCATCGGACGCGCCACCGAAGTACGAGCGACCAGCGGTGCCGACATCGTTTGCTGCGTTCGAACCAGCGGTGCGTCAACTGCTGGCCAAGACGCCGGACATGCCGGCGACGGTCATCGCCGAACGCGTCGGCTGGACCGGGTCGATCACTTGGTTCCGTGACAACGTCCGCCAGCTGCGGCCTGACCACAGACAGGTTGACCCTTCGGATCGGTTGACGTGGCTGCCAGGTGACGCGGCGCAGTGCGATCTGTGGTTCCCGCCGAAGAAGATCCCGCTCGAGGACGGCACGACAAAGTTGCTGCCAGTCATGGTGATCACCGCGGCGCACTCCCGCTTCATGGTCGGACGAATGATCCCGACCCGGCACACCGAGGACCTGTTGCTGGCGATGTGGATGCTGCTGCAGCTGCTCGGCCGTGTCCCACGCAGGCTGATCTGGGACAACGAGTCCGGCATCGGCCGCGGCAAGCGGCATGCCGACGGGGTCGGTGCCTTCACCGGCACCCTGGCCACCACGCTGCAGCGACTCAAGCCCTATGACCCCGAATCGAAGGGCATCGTCGAACGCAGGAACGGATTCTTCGAGACCTCCTTCATGCCTGGTCGTGACTTCACCTCACCGGCCGACTTCAACGCCCAGTTCGCTGATTGGCTGACCAAGGCGAACACCCGCATCGTGCGCACGATCAAGACCCGACCGGTCGATCTGCTCAACGCCGACCGGGCCGCGATGCTGCCCCTGCCCCCGGTGCCGCCGACGGTGGGGTGGATCAACCGGGTCCGGCTGGGACGCGACTACTACGTCCGCGTCGACAGCAACGACTACTCGGTCGATCCCGCGGTGATCGGCAGGTTCGTCGACGTCCATGCGGACCTGACCAGGGTCGAAGTCCGCCACGAAGCTCGCCTCGTCGCGGCCCACGACCGGGTCTGGGCACGCGGGATGACCATCACCGACCCCGCCCACATCGCTGCGGCGAAGGTCCTGCGCGAGCAGTACCAACAACCCCGACCCGCACCAGACCCTGATGACGGCCTGGTGCGGGACCTGGCCGACTACGACCGCGCCTTCGGCCTCATCAACGGCGGCCTCACCAACGCCCTGAGCGACGGTGGCGTCAGCGATGGTCCTGCCGATGGTGTCGATGGTGAGGAGGTGGCCTGA